Proteins found in one Pyrus communis chromosome 15, drPyrComm1.1, whole genome shotgun sequence genomic segment:
- the LOC137718621 gene encoding high mobility group B protein 9 — protein MSPVVRREQVLQGVHYPAPLATHEEVVKDAVVFWDTLRRFHFKINTTKFMVPVIGGKELDLHMLYVEVTRRGGFDKVVAEKKWREVGGVFMFSPTTTSASFVLRKHYSTLLYHYEQVHFFRTQGPLSTPTPTPSPSPSPSEKPEPAPVEYSPTGKGTKGTKPINDCPVSVTDEGTGTIDGKFDCGYLVTVKLGSEILSGVLYHPNQQTLAGPPNPTPSPEPVNAIVPYTPATSGRVAGLRRRRSRRRTDPNYPKPNRSGYNFFFAETHFKLKSHYPNREREFTKMIGESWNKLPAEERLVYQNIGLQDKARYKRELKEYKESLQLKIQTGHGN, from the exons ATGTCGCCGGTAGTGAGGAGAGAGCAGGTTCTGCAGGGTGTGCATTATCCAGCACCACTTGCCACTCACGAGGAGGTTGTGAAGGACGCTGTTGTTTTTTGGGATACTCTCCGGCGCTTCCATTTCAAGATCAACACCACCAAGTTTAT GGTTCCTGTGATTGGAGGGAAGGAGCTAGATTTGCACATGTTATATGTAGAGGTAACAAGGAGGGGTGGCTTTGACAAG GTAGTTGCAGAGAAGAAATGGAGGGAAGTGGGAGGTGTTTTCATGTTCTCCCCAACAACAACTAGCGCTTCGTTTGTGTTGAGGAAACACTACTCAACCCTTCTTTACCATTACGAACAGGTTCACTTTTTTAGGACACAGGGTCCTTTATCTACTCCCACGCCCACACCCTCACCCTCACCCTCACCCTCAG AGAAACCAGAACCGGCGCCGGTGGAATATTCCCCCACAGGCAAAGGTACCAAGGGGACCAAACCCATAAATGATTGTCCGGTTTCGGTCACTGATGAAG GTACTGGAACAATTGATGGGAAATTCGATTGCGGCTATCTTGTAACGGTGAAGTTGGGTTCGGAGATTCTCAGCGGAGTACTCTACCACCCCAACCAGCAGACTCTAGCCGGTCCTCCTAATCCAACTCCATCCCCCGAACCTGTCAATGCCATTGTACCCTACACGCCCGCAACATCTGGTCGTGTTGCGGGTTTGAGGAGGAGGAGATCAAGGAGGAGGACAGACCCCAACTACCCAAAACCCAACCGGAGCGGCTACAATTTCTTCTTTGCAGAAACGCATTTCAAGCTCAAGTCCCATTACCCAAACAGAGAGAGGGAGTTTACCAAGATGATTGGCGAGTCTTGGAACAAACTCCCTGCAGAAGAGAGGCTG gtTTACCAGAATATTGGGTTGCAAGACAAAGCAAGATACAAGAGAGAGTTGAAAGAGTACAAGGAAAGTTTGCAGCTCAAGATTCAGACAGGCCATGGAAACTAA
- the LOC137718619 gene encoding U11/U12 small nuclear ribonucleoprotein 25 kDa protein-like isoform X2 — translation MESDAKGKGEISVEGYKESNIKKARLQSTLAALVNDPILSDVPKKPTLSDVDTLISLELGSAMRVSVLKLDGTSFVMNSATVKDLKLAIRKKINEMEQSKMGHRHISWNHVWRNFCLSYHNEKLLDDNAPVQHFGIHNHSQVHFVPYIALKDSRKHSKRRRHRFFHGLSRLS, via the exons ATGGAGTCGGATGCGAAGGGGAAGGGGGAGATAAGCGTGGAAGGATACAAGGAAAGCAACATAAAGAAAGCCAGGTTGCAGTCGACGCTTGCTGCCCTTGTCAATGATCCTATACTTTCCGACGTTCCCAAAAAACCAACCTTATCCGATGTCGACACTCTCATCAGCCTCGAATTGGGCAGCGCCATGCGCGTCTCCGTCCTCAAGCTCGACGGCACTTCCTTCG TGATGAATTCTGCTACGGTGAAGGACCTTAAGCTTGCAATCAGGAAGAAAATCAATGAGATGGAGCAATCTAAGATGGGTCACCGCCACATTTCATG GAATCACGTTTGGAGGAATTTTTGCCTCTCATACCACAATGAGAAGCTGCTTGATGACAATGCTCCAGTTCAGCATTTTGGCATACACAATCATTCTCAG GTGCATTTTGTTCCTTATATTGCGCTCAAGGATTCTCGTAAGCATTCGAAGAGGAGGAGACACCGCTTCTTTCATGGCCTCAGCAGGCTTTCTTGA
- the LOC137718619 gene encoding U11/U12 small nuclear ribonucleoprotein 25 kDa protein-like isoform X1 gives MESDAKGKGEISVEGYKESNIKKARLQSTLAALVNDPILSDVPKKPTLSDVDTLISLELGSAMRVSVLKLDGTSFDVAVMNSATVKDLKLAIRKKINEMEQSKMGHRHISWNHVWRNFCLSYHNEKLLDDNAPVQHFGIHNHSQVHFVPYIALKDSRKHSKRRRHRFFHGLSRLS, from the exons ATGGAGTCGGATGCGAAGGGGAAGGGGGAGATAAGCGTGGAAGGATACAAGGAAAGCAACATAAAGAAAGCCAGGTTGCAGTCGACGCTTGCTGCCCTTGTCAATGATCCTATACTTTCCGACGTTCCCAAAAAACCAACCTTATCCGATGTCGACACTCTCATCAGCCTCGAATTGGGCAGCGCCATGCGCGTCTCCGTCCTCAAGCTCGACGGCACTTCCTTCG ATGTGGCAGTGATGAATTCTGCTACGGTGAAGGACCTTAAGCTTGCAATCAGGAAGAAAATCAATGAGATGGAGCAATCTAAGATGGGTCACCGCCACATTTCATG GAATCACGTTTGGAGGAATTTTTGCCTCTCATACCACAATGAGAAGCTGCTTGATGACAATGCTCCAGTTCAGCATTTTGGCATACACAATCATTCTCAG GTGCATTTTGTTCCTTATATTGCGCTCAAGGATTCTCGTAAGCATTCGAAGAGGAGGAGACACCGCTTCTTTCATGGCCTCAGCAGGCTTTCTTGA
- the LOC137716786 gene encoding glutathione S-transferase-like: MAIPVKVYGPPLSTAVSRVLACLHEKGVDYQLISVNMAKGEHKKPDYLKIQPFGQVPAFEDEDISLFESRAICRYICNKYVDKGNKGLYGMNPLAKASIDQWLEAEGQSFSPPSSTLVFQLAFAPRMKLKQDEGAIKQNEEKLAKVLDVYEKRLGESRFLAGDEFSLADLSHLPNTQYLVNATDRGELITSRENVGRWWSEISSRESWQKVVEMQKPT, translated from the exons ATGGCGATTCCGGTGAAGGTGTACGGACCACCGTTATCAACGGCGGTGTCAAGAGTGTTGGCCTGTCTCCATGAGAAAGGGGTGGACTATCAGCTCATTTCCGTCAACATGGCCAAAGGCGAGCACAAGAAGCCCGACTACCTCAAGATTCAG CCATTCGGACAAGTACCAGCTTTTGAAGACGAAGACATCTCCCTCTTCG AATCCAGAGCCATATGCCGGTACATATGTAACAAGTATGTAGATAAGGGAAACAAGGGTTTGTACGGTATGAATCCATTGGCAAAAGCTTCAATAGATCAGTGGCTGGAGGCCGAAGGGCAGAGCTTCAGCCCTCCGAGCTCGACGCTGGTGTTTCAGCTTGCGTTCGCGCCGAGAATGAAGCTGAAGCAAGACGAGGGAGCGATAAAGCAGAATGAAGAGAAGCTTGCCAAGGTGCTGGATGTGTACGAAAAGAGGCTGGGGGAGAGCCGGTTCTTGGCGGGGGATGAATTCTCGCTGGCTGATCTGTCGCACTTGCCCAACACGCAGTACCTGGTGAATGCCACCGACAGGGGAGAGCTGATTACTTCGAGAGAGAATGTGGGAAGGTGGTGGTCTGAGATATCGAGCCGGGAATCGTGGCAGAAGGTGGTTGAGATGCAAAAGCCTACTTAA
- the LOC137716787 gene encoding mediator of RNA polymerase II transcription subunit 30-like, translated as MEEKDANELIASPQTTQELAMEGQKHLEETIEAAFQILSSMNDELCNPTLWSSTGTASSNAANGPSSHSNGVNNGDSSSSENTSSHYHGDLVGAGGPGTGGALEEARFRYKNSVGLLRAVLAAIPKSRKATSKTSSTAVGSESPADEAELEKLDERASNLRKELANKNVYIKFLIDQLRDLITDISTWQSPCSV; from the exons atggaagagaaggatGCCAATGAATTAATAGCAAGCCCTCAGACGACGCAAGAACTAGCAATGGAAGGCCAGAAGCATCTCGAAGAAACCATCGAGGCAGCTTTCCAGATCCTCTCCTCCATGAACGACGAGCTCTGCAACCCCACCTTGTGGTCCTCCACCGGCACCGCCTCCTCTAACGCTGCAAATGGCCCTTCTTCCCACTCTAATGGCGTCAATAACGgcgattcttcttcttctgaaaACACTTCTTCCCATTACCATGGAGACTTGGTTGGCGCTGGTGGTCCTGGCACCGGTGGAGCTCTTGAGGAGGCTCGATTTCGGTATAAGAACTCTGTGGGCTTGCTTCGTGCCGTTCTCGCCGCAATTCCCAAATCTCGGAAG GCAACATCCAAAACTAGTTCAACTGCAGTCGGTTCAGAATCACCGGCAGATGAAGCTGAACTTGAGAAGTTAGATGAGCGAGCTTCCAATTTGAGAAAG gaGCTTGCGAACAAGAATGTGTATATCAAATTTCTAATAGATCAACTACGGGATCTTATCACTGACATATCAACTTGGCAAAGTCCTTGTTCCGTCTGA
- the LOC137716785 gene encoding mechanosensitive ion channel protein 8-like, whose protein sequence is MATREGQVLLKVDGCDASSSKETETAPNIDGEAAPRSPIIHGSPENPTESVRRRSKDLPGTSSSPAGAPEIVRCSPNASPRSSWKPPLSKTKSRLLDPPPEEACLKSDRAVGSGRTPRRDDDASAFDDDDLEDIPDEYKKIKFDALTLVQWVSLVIVIAALVCNLFIPVIKKKTLWNLPLWKWEILVLALICGRLVSGWGIRVIVFFVERNFLLRKRVLYFVYGLRRSVQNCLWLGLVLLVWRLIFDKKMEQKAKHRILPYVTKILVCFLVGRLIWLLKTILVKVLALYFHVNAFFDRIQEALFTQYVFETLSGPPMFERQHTREEEKAAAAEMREFQKAGVAMPRDLRATLFPRTRSGRVVGSGSHNSPRVGKGPAVSRPMSESQDEEIPVDQLQKLNQKNVSAWNMRRMVNIIRHGSLTTLDEHILNSNVGDESSLKITTECQAKEAARKIFMRVAKPGSPHIYLEDLMRFMDKDEALKTLQLFGAASEHDKIGKTALKNWVVSAFKERRALALSLNDTKTAVDELRKIINVLVAIVIVIIWLIILGVHVSHYLLLISSQLLLVAFVFGNTCKTVFEAIIFLFVRHPFDVGDRCEVDGVQMVVDEMNILTTVFLKYDNQKIIYPNSVLATKGIANYHRSPDTVEFIDFCVHIATPMDKVATMKERLQKYMKSRKDHWHDDPLLVTRDVLDLNKLMISVWPTHKMNYQDIEERWRRRSLLVEEMIKVFRELDIEYRLLPIDINVRAMPSLTSNRLPSNWTTSAPKPAS, encoded by the exons ATGGCAACGAGGGAAGGACAAGTTCTACTCAAGGTCGATGGCTGTGATGCTTCTTCCAGCAAAGAAACAGAGACTGCACCAAATATCGACGGAGAAGCAGCTCCAAGGTCGCCAATAATTCACGGCTCCCCAGAGAACCCTACTGAATCAGTCCGACGGAGAAGCAAAGATCTGCCGGGAACTTCCTCCAGCCCGGCCGGAGCTCCCGAGATTGTCCGATGCAGCCCCAACGCCTCCCCCCGAAGCTCCTGGAAACCGCCGTTGAGCAAGACCAAGTCCAGGCTGCTCGACCCACCACCTGAGGAAGCGTGTCTGAAATCGGACAGAGCTGTGGGTTCCGGACGAACTCCGCGGAGAGATGACGACGCTTCGGCTTTCGATGACGACGACCTCGAAGACATTCCAGATGAGTATAAGAAGATCAAGTTCGATGCCCTCACATTGGTTCAGTGGGTGAGTCTTGTTATTGTTATAGCTGCTTTAGTTTGCAATCTATTTATTCCAGTAATAAAGAAGAAAACTTTGTGGAATCTTCCGCTATGGAAGTGGGAAATTCTGGTTCTGGCATTGATTTGTGGGCGTTTGGTTTCGGGTTGGGGAATTCGGGTGATTGTGTTCTTTGTAGAGCGAAATTTCTTGTTGCGAAAACGGGTTCTGTATTTCGTATACGGTTTAAGGAGATCTGTTCAGAATTGTCTGTGGTTGGGATTGGTTTTGTTGGTATGGCGCTTGATTTTTGATAAGAAGATGGAGCAGAAGGCCAAGCATAGGATTTTGCCTTATGTGACCAAGATTTTGGTATGTTTTCTGGTTGGGAGATTGATTTGGCTCCTGAAGACAATACTTGTTAAGGTTCTTGCCTTGTATTTCCATGTCAACGCCTTCTTCGACCGGATCCAGGAGGCTTTGTTCACTCAGTATGTGTTTGAGACGCTATCTGGTCCCCCTATGTTTGAAAGGCAACACACACGGGAAGAGGAAAAGGCCGCGGCAGCTGAGATGAGGGAGTTTCAGAAGGCCGGGGTAGCTATGCCTCGTGATCTCAGGGCAACTCTTTTTCCGAGGACAAGGAGTGGGAGAGTTGTCGGGAGTGGAAGCCATAATAGCCCCAGAGTAGGGAAGGGTCCCGCGGTTTCTAGGCCAATGTCTGAGAGCCAAGATGAGGAGATCCCGGTAGATCAGTTGCAGAAGCTAAATCAGAAGAATGTGTCGGCCTGGAATATGAGGAGGATGGTAAACATCATCCGGCACGGGTCCTTAACCACTCTAGATGAACATATACTGAACTCCAATGTGGGAGATGAGTCTTCTTTGAAGATTACAACTGAATGTCAAGCAAAAGAGGCAGCCAGGAAGATATTCATGAGAGTAGCCAAGCCAGGGTCCCC ACACATTTACCTGGAGGATTTGATGCGGTTTATGGATAAAGATGAAGCTTTGAAGACGCTTCAACTCTTTGGTGCAGCAAGTGAACATGACAAAATCGGGAAGACCGCTCTTAAAAATTGGGTG GTCAGTGCatttaaagaaagaagagcACTAGCATTGTCTTTGAATGATACAAAAACAGCTGTGGACGAACTCCGTAAAATTATAAATGTCCTTGTAGCTATTGTCATTGTGATAATCTGGCTTATTATTCTTGGGGTTCATgtcagccactaccttctcttaaTAAGCTCCCAGCTTCTTTTGGTTGCATTCGTCTTTGGGAACACATGTAAGACAGTTTTTGAAGCAATCATCTTTCTGTTTGTAAGGCATCCGTTTGATGTGGGTGATCGCTGTGAAGTGGATGGAGTCCAG ATGGTAGTTGACGAGATGAATATATTAACTACAGTCTTTCTGAAGTATGATAACCAGAAGATCATATACCCTAACAGTGTTCTTGCGACCAAGGGAATTGCTAATTATCATCGTAGTCCTGACACGGTTGAATTTATTGATTTCTGTGTTCATATCGCAACTCCTATGGATAAGGTGGCCACTATGAAAGAAAGACTACAGAA GTATATGAAAAGCAGGAAGGATCACTGGCATGATGATCCGTTGCTGGTCACAAGGGATGTGCTGGATTTGAACAAACTGATGATATCGGTATGGCCGACACACAAGATGAACTATCAGGACATAGAGGAgagatggaggaggagaagcctTTTGGTCGAAGAGATGATCAAAGTGTTCAGAGAGCTCGATATTGAGTACCGGTTACTGCCTATTGACATCAACGTCCGAGCCATGCCAAGTTTAACCTCCAACAGACTTCCTTCAAATTGGACAACCAGTGCCCCGAAGCCAGCAAGTTAA